One genomic window of Hydra vulgaris chromosome 03, alternate assembly HydraT2T_AEP includes the following:
- the LOC100198162 gene encoding uncharacterized protein LOC100198162 isoform X2 — protein sequence MSDVSHETRVKNALLQVVSSNGSEPVSLLENTESKQTPSKKKKKVDQTVFVKNRFLHARPVLISQNAGSVLSKEVIGTNIQKKGNLQPKGNKRVNIQKNPENLLCKNITGTETSIVSLPANTNKTNIPHTISAGKKDDIKIEDFTPTVFTSTVSLNTGVLTNNSSSPSVQLCLSNVSKSQDDKQTGMLTINTVLNCSKAICPYCKTLNSQQDIKNLLKCLRCEKVFPIQLIDSTDNSFQSAKNLFCGDKSVNESILTSVPGNLVPGDLAINENKRRSNSTKIVRPYKKIKPAETIDLVSSDDEHCVASDEMKSTSVEQKVQYGSCFEKPTIIYPIVVQPTQLPNEYKFDCNKAMFGELYGRAISPTNIVRSRIYLSLECSINRETTVTEKYTLSVGQKDVQRVLVYFGRVPSIVAIETAERFSEVACQRIGKDVLVPKSDNLQKRFIVLALAFAFKNDCDAIKEVHQFSQCILPWTKLTILSHADACFLVEKLKFDVCQKEIVYSPVQTVLVYPLPTKTIGSGGIPITNEDLLCLQDGTYLNDIIIDFYLKYIFDNILTSQQKERTYIFNSYFYKRLTQKQSPKPNPVQMHDQVKKWTRNVDIFEKDFVVIPINEHSHWFLAIICFPGSTGNDISSDEVVGEEDSDEDSKEVSASPCQADMNVNDSTNFIMNKPQNELINTNAPPEVNKRLVSYDSSPEPSPANLNELNINSKSLQENTLTQPEVAAIKEQTRHKQANDYEETFVRPCILLFDSLTGGGHSSVFTNLRNYISMEWINRKTTKVLKTFDKVSMSGSYPIIPRQNNDCDCGIFLLQYVESFFKLPITNFKFPIHLEHWFTLEIVANKRKEIRQIITQLSEQYNTISTS from the coding sequence ATGTCTGACGTTAGCCATGAAACTCGAGTTAAAAATGCATTGCTACAAGTTGTTTCAAGTAATGGTTCAGAGCCTGTCAGTTTACTAGAGAATACAGAATCAAAACAAACtccttccaaaaaaaaaaaaaaagttgatcaaacagtttttgtaaaaaacagaTTTCTACATGCACGCCCTGTGTTAATTAGTCAAAATGCTGGAAGTGTTTTATCTAAAGAAGTTATTGgtacaaatatacaaaaaaaagggAATTTACAACCTAAAGGAAATAAAAGAgttaacattcaaaaaaatccggaaaatttgttatgtaaaaatataactgGGACAGAAACAAGCATAGTGAGTTTACCTGCAAATACAAATAAGACAAATATACCACATACGATTTCTGCTggaaaaaaagatgatattaAAATCGAAGATTTCACTCCAACTGTTTTCACCTCAACAGTTTCCTTAAATACCGGTGTATTGACGAACAATTCAAGTTCCCCCTCTGTTCAACTCTGCTTATCAAATGTTAGTAAATCACAAGATGATAAACAAACAGGTATGCTTACAAttaatacagttttaaattgttcaaaagCTATCTGCCCGTATTGCAAAACATTAAATAGTcaacaagatattaaaaacttgttaaagtGTTTAAGATGCGAAAAAGTTTTCCCTATTCAACTTATTGATTCAACAGATAACTCTTTCCAATCagctaaaaatttgttttgtggTGATAAAAGTGTAAACGAATCAATATTGACAAGTGTACCTGGGAATCTGGTGCCTGGTGATCTTGCAATTAACGAGAATAAAAGACGTTCCAACAGCACAAAAATTGTTAgaccttataaaaaaattaaacctgcAGAGACTATTGATTTAGTTTCTAGTGATGATGAACACTGTGTAGCATCGGATGAAATGAAAAGCACTTCTGTAGAGCAAAAGGTTCAATATGgtagttgttttgaaaaaccaaCAATTATTTATCCAATAGTTGTGCAACCAACTCAGTTACCAAATGAATACAAGTTTGATTGTAATAAGGCAATGTTTGGTGAATTATACGGTCGTGCCATATCACCAACAAATATCGTAAGGAGTCGTATTTATTTAAGCTTAGAGTGTAGCATTAATAGAGAAACTACTGTTACAGAGAAATATACTCTTTCTGTTGGCCAAAAAGATGTACAACGAGTACTTGTTTATTTTGGTAGAGTACCTTCAATTGTTGCAATTGAAACTGCTGAAAGATTTTCGGAAGTAGCTTGTCAGCGTATAGGAAAAGATGTATTAGTTCCAAAATCAGATAACCTTCAGAAGCGTTTTATTGTTCTTGCATTAGCTTTTGCTTTCAAAAATGATTGTGATGCTATCAAGGAAGTGCACCAGTTTAGCCAGTGTATCTTACCGTGGactaaattaacaatattatcaCATGCAGATGCATGTTTCTtagttgaaaaattaaagttcGACGTTTgtcaaaaagaaattgtttactCTCCAGTGCAGACAGTTCTTGTGTATCCACTACCCACAAAAACTATCGGGAGTGGAGGGATACCGATAACTAATGAAGATTTGTTATGCTTACAAGATGGCACATACTTAAATGACATCATAATTGACttctatttgaaatatatttttgataacattttaacatCTCAACAAAAAGAACGAACATATATTTTCAATTCATATTTCTATAAACGTTTAACCCAAAAGCAGTCACCTAAACCTAATCCTGTTCAAATGCATGATCAAGTTAAAAAATGGACACGAAATGTTGacatatttgaaaaagattttgtagTGATTCCTATTAATGAACATTCTCATTGGTTTTTAGCAATAATATGCTTTCCTGGATCAACTGGGAATGATATTTCTTCTGATGAAGTAGTTGGAGAAGAAGATTCTGATGAAGATTCAAAAGAGGTTTCTGCATCTCCATGCCAGGCCGATATGAATGTAAATGattctactaattttattatgaataaacCACAGAATGAACTTATTAATACAAATGCTCCTCCTGAAGTAAATAAAAGATTAGTTTCATATGACTCGTCTCCAGAGCCAAGTCCTGCAAATTTAAATGAGCTAAATATTAATTCAAAATCACTACAAGAAAACACATTGACTCAACCTGAAGTAGCAGCTATTAAAGAACAAACTCGACACAAACAGGCTAATGATTATGAAGAAACTTTTGTTAGAccttgtatattattatttgattctCTTACTGGTGGGGGACATTCATCGGTTTTTACTAATTTGCGAAACTATATTTCTATGGAGTGGATTAACCGTAAAACTACTAAAGTATTAAAGACATTTGACAAAGTTTCTATGAGTGGTTCGTATCCGATTATACCACGCCAAAACAACGATTGCGATTGTGGCATCTTTCTATTACAATATGTTGAATCATTCTTTAAATTGCCCATTACAAACTTTAAGTTTCCAATTCATCTCGAACATTGGTTTACTTTAGAAATAGTTGCAAATAAGAGAAAAGAAATTAGACAAATTATTACACAATTATCTGAGCAATATAATACAATTAGCACTAGTTGA